The following coding sequences lie in one Armatimonadota bacterium genomic window:
- a CDS encoding glycosyltransferase family 2 protein, translated as MRTRATSHLVLLLIVVLWTAQAVHSMEYLGRFMFHTYMVSVRWLQVLFIALSVSMGTMFILSLGRRPTSPQDRRLRPFVSVLVPARDEERVIEETVRCLARLDYHAGRRRRYEIIVIDDGSRDRTPRILRGLARELGIRVVRTAVGGRGKAAALNAGTRQARGRLLAVFDADARVAPDYLQRLVAALDDPRVGGVQGRRLFYNAGGNLLTRMQDDEFAVTYTALQRARQAAGAFVTFAGNGMLVRREALQAVGGWNEQALTEDIDLSVRLYLAGWRIRYCDDAVVWEEAVEGIGALLRQRTRWFEGALRCLGEQLPAMLVARVPLRVRLDMFFFLAGLLLATLALLTTYAYALVGLAGAVVLFLGIAREVMVAISAFFTLALVATVVRERGWSPLAVSWVLLRSSVFALHRVIVVPLAIARYVRGAVTGRVEWAKTSHLGTASRESAGEYPA; from the coding sequence GTGCGCACCCGCGCCACCAGCCACCTGGTCCTCCTGCTCATCGTCGTCCTCTGGACGGCACAGGCCGTGCACAGTATGGAGTACCTGGGACGGTTCATGTTCCATACCTACATGGTCAGCGTGCGCTGGCTGCAGGTCCTCTTCATCGCCCTCAGCGTCTCCATGGGGACTATGTTCATACTCAGCCTGGGCCGCCGCCCCACCTCGCCGCAGGATCGGCGGCTGCGTCCCTTTGTCTCGGTGCTGGTGCCGGCGCGGGACGAGGAGCGGGTCATCGAGGAGACCGTGCGGTGCCTGGCGCGGCTGGACTACCACGCCGGACGGCGCCGCCGCTATGAGATCATCGTCATCGACGATGGCTCGCGCGACAGAACGCCGCGCATCCTGCGGGGGCTGGCGCGGGAGCTGGGGATCCGCGTGGTGCGTACGGCGGTGGGCGGGCGGGGGAAGGCCGCGGCGCTCAACGCCGGGACGCGCCAGGCCCGCGGGCGGCTCCTGGCGGTCTTCGACGCGGACGCCCGCGTGGCCCCGGACTACCTGCAGCGGCTGGTGGCCGCCCTGGACGATCCCCGGGTGGGCGGAGTGCAGGGGCGGCGGCTGTTCTACAACGCCGGGGGGAACCTGCTCACCCGGATGCAGGACGACGAGTTCGCCGTGACCTACACCGCACTGCAGCGGGCGCGCCAGGCCGCGGGTGCCTTCGTCACCTTCGCCGGCAACGGGATGCTGGTGAGGCGGGAGGCGCTGCAGGCGGTGGGGGGGTGGAACGAGCAGGCCCTCACCGAGGATATCGACCTCTCCGTCCGCCTCTACCTGGCCGGCTGGCGAATTCGCTACTGCGATGACGCCGTGGTCTGGGAGGAGGCGGTGGAGGGAATAGGCGCCCTGCTCCGCCAGCGCACCCGCTGGTTCGAGGGGGCGCTGCGCTGCCTGGGCGAGCAGCTTCCGGCGATGCTGGTGGCCCGCGTGCCGCTGCGGGTGCGGCTGGACATGTTCTTCTTCCTGGCCGGGCTGCTGCTGGCGACGCTGGCGCTGCTCACCACCTACGCCTACGCCCTGGTCGGGCTGGCCGGCGCCGTGGTCCTCTTCCTGGGCATCGCCCGGGAGGTGATGGTGGCCATCTCCGCCTTCTTCACCCTGGCCCTGGTGGCTACCGTGGTGCGGGAGCGGGGATGGTCGCCGCTTGCGGTGAGCTGGGTGCTGCTGCGCTCCTCCGTCTTCGCCCTGCACCGGGTGATCGTGGTGCCGCTGGCCATCGCCCGCTACGTGCGCGGAGCGGTCACCGGCCGGGTGGAGTGGGCCAAGACCTCCCACCTGGGCACCGCCTCCAGGGAAAGTGCGGGAGAGTACCCGGCCTGA
- a CDS encoding glycosyltransferase, translated as MFPVGPDSATRGVRVGPIPPRDTTAAQGLRLRVCVYLERSKRRVWSSGIHRAYENQIKALQAAGVDFTCDPRDDFDLLHIHTIGPRSVYLAEKYAGRRPVVMHSHTTAEDYANSFVMSDTVAPYLGRFLRYYYNKADLLIAPSPYTREVLRRYEVTRPIEVVSNGVDLRRFQPSERRRLAARRRYGLSGTVVFAVGLVLLRKGVDMFCEVARRVPELSFVWFGRISKMVKAETLDVIAQAPPNVLFPGYVDDVSDAYAAGDLFFFPSLVENEGIAILEAAAAGRPLVLRDAECFAGRFIHGENCLMGSTPQEFAIQLRRLAADGALRDRLGTASRAFAARHSLEQVGRRLREIYTRLM; from the coding sequence GTGTTTCCTGTCGGGCCCGATTCGGCAACGCGTGGGGTACGTGTCGGGCCAATTCCGCCGCGGGACACCACGGCCGCGCAGGGGCTGCGATTGAGAGTCTGCGTGTATCTGGAGCGCAGCAAGCGGCGCGTCTGGAGCAGCGGGATCCATCGCGCGTACGAGAACCAGATCAAGGCTCTGCAGGCCGCGGGCGTGGACTTCACCTGCGATCCGCGGGACGACTTCGACCTCCTGCACATCCACACCATCGGTCCGCGTTCCGTCTACTTGGCGGAGAAGTACGCCGGTCGCCGACCGGTGGTGATGCACAGCCACACCACGGCGGAGGACTACGCCAACTCCTTTGTCATGAGCGATACCGTGGCGCCCTACCTGGGGCGTTTCCTGCGCTACTACTACAACAAGGCGGACCTGCTCATCGCCCCCTCGCCCTACACCCGGGAGGTGCTGCGGCGCTACGAGGTAACCCGCCCCATCGAGGTGGTGAGCAACGGGGTGGACCTGCGCCGCTTCCAGCCCTCGGAGCGCCGCCGCCTGGCCGCCCGCCGCCGCTACGGCCTCTCCGGCACTGTCGTCTTCGCCGTGGGGCTGGTCCTGCTGCGCAAGGGCGTGGATATGTTCTGTGAGGTCGCCCGCCGGGTGCCCGAGCTCTCCTTCGTCTGGTTTGGCCGCATCTCCAAGATGGTGAAGGCGGAGACGCTGGACGTTATCGCCCAGGCGCCGCCCAACGTCCTCTTCCCCGGCTACGTGGACGACGTGTCGGATGCCTACGCCGCCGGAGACCTCTTCTTCTTCCCCAGCCTGGTGGAGAACGAAGGGATCGCTATCCTGGAGGCGGCAGCAGCGGGACGACCGCTGGTGCTGCGTGACGCCGAATGCTTCGCCGGCCGCTTCATCCACGGGGAGAACTGCCTGATGGGCTCCACCCCCCAGGAATTTGCCATCCAGCTGCGCCGTCTGGCGGCCGACGGGGCATTGCGCGACCGGCTCGGCACGGCCTCCCGAGCCTTCGCCGCGCGGCACTCCCTGGAGCAGGTCGGCCGCCGCCTGCGGGAGATCTATACGCGCCTGATGTAG
- the thiI gene encoding tRNA uracil 4-sulfurtransferase ThiI: MTERILLVRYGEIALKGRNRPFFLQALTRNLAAQAGRPLQIRYHFGRVLVHLDWEEDDSLIDRLRRTFGVVSISPALQVPPRLDAITEAAAALVARALGRRAAVTFKVDARRADKRFPLSSVEVNAAVGRHLQERFGLRVDLTAPDLTISVEVRDLAYVYTKVLPGPGGLPVGTGGRVVALLSGGIDSPVAAWMAARRGLVVTPVHCYAFPFVNERSKLKVVDLCRVLAGYAGPLRLWVAHFTEIQRAVQLVVRVDLRVTVLRRMMMRLAERIARREGALALVTGESLGQVASQTLPSMAVIDAATTLPVLRPLVGMDKTEITARAREIGTYEISILPYEDCCSLFVPAHPRTQPTLAEVEDQERDLAVEPLLAEAVERSTLQEVSPRESPELLPARLA; encoded by the coding sequence GTGACGGAGCGCATTCTGCTGGTCCGCTACGGAGAGATCGCCCTGAAGGGCCGCAACCGTCCCTTCTTCCTTCAGGCCCTTACCCGCAACCTGGCGGCGCAGGCCGGACGGCCGCTGCAGATCCGTTACCACTTCGGCCGCGTGCTCGTCCACCTGGACTGGGAGGAGGACGACTCGCTGATCGACCGCCTGCGGCGCACCTTCGGCGTGGTCTCGATCAGCCCCGCGCTGCAGGTCCCCCCGCGCCTGGACGCCATCACCGAGGCCGCGGCGGCCCTCGTCGCCCGGGCGCTGGGGCGGCGGGCGGCGGTCACGTTCAAGGTGGACGCCCGCCGCGCGGACAAACGGTTCCCCCTCTCCTCGGTGGAGGTGAACGCTGCCGTGGGCAGGCACCTGCAGGAGCGCTTCGGCCTGCGTGTGGACCTGACCGCGCCGGACCTGACCATATCCGTGGAGGTGCGCGATCTGGCCTACGTGTACACGAAGGTTCTGCCCGGTCCCGGCGGCCTGCCCGTGGGCACGGGAGGCCGCGTGGTGGCCCTACTCTCCGGCGGCATTGACAGTCCCGTGGCCGCCTGGATGGCCGCACGTCGCGGCCTGGTGGTCACCCCCGTGCACTGCTACGCCTTTCCCTTTGTCAACGAGCGGTCGAAGCTGAAGGTCGTAGACCTCTGCCGGGTCCTCGCCGGATACGCCGGGCCGCTGCGCCTGTGGGTGGCCCACTTCACGGAGATCCAGCGGGCGGTGCAGCTGGTGGTGCGGGTGGACCTGCGGGTGACGGTGCTGCGGCGGATGATGATGCGCCTGGCGGAGCGGATCGCCCGGCGCGAGGGCGCCCTGGCCCTGGTGACCGGGGAGAGCCTGGGACAGGTGGCCAGCCAGACCCTTCCCTCCATGGCTGTGATTGACGCCGCTACCACGCTCCCCGTTCTCCGCCCCCTGGTGGGCATGGACAAGACTGAGATCACCGCCCGTGCCCGCGAGATCGGGACCTACGAGATTTCCATCCTTCCCTACGAGGACTGCTGCTCGCTGTTCGTCCCGGCTCACCCACGTACCCAGCCCACCCTGGCCGAGGTGGAAGACCAGGAGCGGGACCTGGCGGTGGAGCCCCTGCTGGCCGAAGCGGTGGAACGCAGCACTCTGCAGGAGGTCTCCCCGCGCGAATCCCCGGAACTTCTGCCTGCCCGCCTGGCCTGA
- a CDS encoding cysteine desulfurase family protein, with amino-acid sequence MMSAPRVIYLDNAATTRPDPAVVAAMTAVLTEDYGNPSSIHGLGVRAERRVAWARAEVAALLGVSPATVVFTSGGTEANNLALKGAARAYRHRGRHMVTTAVEHSSVLEALRSLEAEGFTLTVLPVDGAGRVDPGALRRALRPETVLVSVMAVNNEVGTVQPVAEIARIVREARGRGRTPLLHVDAVQAFGRIPLPASDVDLLTVSAHKVHGPKGVGALVVDAGVRLDPLLHGGDQQRALRPGTENVPGIVGFGAAVARLRQEGEAAVSHLERLRDRLRERLCTIPGLVCNTPDTGAAPHILSVRLRGVRGETLVHHLEVEGIYVSTGSACHSRDPRPSHVLLAMGLSPDDALSSIRISLARTTTAEEVDAAAEALARAAAELRVLV; translated from the coding sequence ATGATGTCTGCCCCGCGCGTGATTTACCTGGACAACGCGGCCACCACGCGGCCCGATCCGGCGGTGGTGGCGGCCATGACGGCCGTGCTCACCGAGGATTACGGAAACCCCTCCTCGATCCACGGTCTGGGGGTGCGGGCGGAACGCCGCGTCGCCTGGGCCCGCGCCGAAGTGGCCGCACTGCTCGGGGTCTCTCCGGCGACGGTCGTCTTCACCTCGGGGGGGACCGAAGCCAACAACCTGGCCCTGAAGGGAGCCGCCCGCGCCTACCGGCATCGGGGCCGCCACATGGTCACCACCGCGGTGGAGCACTCCTCGGTGCTGGAGGCGCTGCGCAGTCTGGAGGCGGAAGGCTTCACCCTCACCGTGCTCCCGGTGGACGGCGCCGGGCGGGTGGATCCCGGCGCCCTGCGCCGCGCCCTGCGGCCGGAGACGGTGCTGGTCTCGGTCATGGCAGTGAACAACGAGGTCGGTACCGTCCAGCCGGTGGCGGAGATCGCCCGCATCGTCCGGGAGGCCCGCGGCCGGGGGCGCACCCCGCTGCTCCACGTGGATGCGGTGCAGGCCTTCGGCCGCATCCCTCTCCCCGCCTCTGACGTGGACCTGCTTACCGTCTCCGCGCACAAGGTGCACGGACCCAAAGGGGTGGGCGCGCTGGTGGTGGATGCGGGGGTCAGGCTGGACCCGCTGCTGCACGGCGGCGACCAGCAGCGGGCGCTACGCCCGGGGACCGAGAACGTACCCGGGATCGTCGGCTTCGGCGCCGCCGTCGCCCGTCTGCGCCAGGAGGGGGAAGCGGCGGTGAGTCACCTGGAGCGGCTGCGTGACCGTCTGCGGGAGCGCCTTTGCACCATCCCCGGGCTCGTCTGCAACACCCCCGACACCGGCGCTGCGCCGCACATCCTCAGCGTGCGCCTCCGTGGCGTGCGCGGTGAGACGCTGGTGCACCACCTGGAGGTCGAGGGGATCTACGTCTCCACGGGTTCTGCCTGCCACTCCCGCGACCCGCGGCCCAGCCACGTCCTGCTGGCTATGGGGCTGTCGCCCGACGATGCGCTCTCCAGCATCCGCATCAGCCTGGCCCGTACCACCACCGCCGAGGAGGTGGATGCCGCTGCAGAGGCCCTGGCGCGCGCGGCAGCGGAGCTGCGGGTGCTGGTGTGA